One Papio anubis isolate 15944 chromosome 9, Panubis1.0, whole genome shotgun sequence genomic window carries:
- the LHX5 gene encoding LIM/homeobox protein Lhx5 — translation MMVHCAGCERPILDRFLLNVLDRAWHIKCVQCCECKTNLSEKCFSREGKLYCKNDFFRRFGTKCAGCAQGISPSDLVRKARSKVFHLNCFTCMVCNKQLSTGEELYVIDENKFVCKDDYLSSSSLKEGSLNSVSSCTDRSLSPDLQDALQDDPKETDNSTSSDKETANNENEEQNSGTKRRGPRTTIKAKQLETLKAAFAATPKPTRHIREQLAQETGLNMRVIQVWFQNRRSKERRMKQLSALGARRHAFFRSPRRMRPLGGRLDESEMLGSTPYTYYGDYQGDYYAPGSNYDFFAHGPPSQAQSPADSSFLAASGPGSTPLGALEPPLAGPHAADNPRFTDMISHPDTPSPEPGLPGALHPMPGEVFSGGPSPPFPMSGTSGYSGPLSHPNPELNEAAVW, via the exons ATGATGGTGCACTGTGCCGGTTGCGAGCGGCCCATCCTCGACCGCTTTCTGCTGAACGTGCTGGACCGCGCGTGGCACATCAAATGTGTTCAGTGCTGCGAGTGCAAAACCAATCTCTCGGAGAAGTGCTTCTCGCGCGAGGGCAAGCTCTACTGCAAAAATGACTTCTTCAG GCGCTTTGGCACCAAATGCGCTGGCTGCGCGCAAGGCATCTCGCCCAGCGACCTGGTGCGCAAGGCCCGGAGCAAAGTCTTTCACCTCAACTGTTTCACCTGCATGGTGTGTAACAAGCAGCTGTCCACCGGCGAGGAGCTCTACGTCATCGACGAGAACAAGTTCGTGTGCAAAGACGACTACCTGAGCTCATCCAGCCTCAAGGAGGGCAGCCTCAACTCAG TATCATCCTGTACGGACCGCAGTTTGTCCCCGGACCTCCAGGACGCACTGCAGGACGACCCCAAGGAGACGGACAACTCGACCTCGTCAGACAAGGAGACGGCCAACAACGAGAACGAGGAGCAGAACTCGGGCACCAAGCGGCGCGGCCCGCGCACCACCATAAAGGCCAAGCAGCTGGAGACGCTCAAGGCTGCCTTCGCCGCCACGCCCAAGCCCACGCGCCACATCCGCGAGCAGCTGGCGCAGGAGACCGGCCTCAACATGCGCGTCATCCAG GTGTGGTTTCAGAACCGAAGGTCCAAAGAACGCCGGATGAAACAGTTGAGCGCCCTGGGCGCCCGGAGGCACGCCTTCTTCCGGAGTCCGCGGCGCATGCGTCCGCTGGGCGGCCGCTTGGACGAGTCTGAGATGTTAGGGTCCACCCCGTATACCTATTATGGAG ACTACCAAGGTGACTACTACGCTCCGGGAAGCAACTACGACTTCTTCGCTCACGGCCCGCCTTCGCAGGCGCAGTCCCCGGCCGACTCCAGCTTCCTGGCGGCCTCGGGCCCCGGCTCGACACCGCTGGGCGCGCTGGAGCCGCCGCTCGCTGGCCCGCACGCCGCGGACAACCCCAGGTTCACCGACATGATCTCGCACCCCGACACGCCGAGCCCCGAGCCGGGCCTGCCGGGCGCGCTGCACCCCATGCCCGGAGAGGTGTTCAGCGGCGGGCCCAGCCCGCCCTTCCCCATGAGCGGCACCAGCGGCTACAGCGGACCCCTGTCGCATCCCAACCCCGAGCTCAACGAGGCCGCCGTGTGGTAA